One Actinomycetota bacterium DNA window includes the following coding sequences:
- the mug gene encoding G/U mismatch-specific DNA glycosylase, with product MRRPTPDELASAVGRTIVDVLAPGLDVVFCGINPGLYSGAVGHHFARPGNRFWPVLHRSGFTPRQLSPDEERELLSYGLGVTNICARTTARADELTTDEIRDGARRLRRKIRRHRPRWLAVLGLTAYRVAFDAPDAEVGEQPLMVADTRIWLLPNPSGLNAHYQMDALVYAFTELRRCASNQAATRSEAGPTKPSWS from the coding sequence TTGCGCAGACCCACGCCGGACGAGCTGGCGTCAGCCGTCGGGCGCACGATCGTCGACGTGCTCGCTCCCGGGCTGGATGTCGTCTTCTGCGGGATCAACCCAGGCCTTTACTCGGGGGCCGTCGGCCACCACTTCGCCCGTCCAGGCAACCGGTTCTGGCCGGTGCTGCACCGGTCGGGGTTCACGCCGCGACAGCTGAGCCCGGACGAGGAGCGCGAGCTGCTCTCCTACGGCCTCGGCGTGACCAACATCTGCGCCCGGACGACCGCCAGGGCCGACGAGCTGACGACCGACGAGATCCGCGACGGCGCGCGCCGCCTACGGCGCAAGATCCGCAGGCACCGTCCTCGATGGCTCGCCGTCCTCGGCCTGACCGCCTACCGCGTCGCGTTCGACGCTCCCGACGCAGAGGTCGGCGAACAGCCGCTGATGGTCGCGGACACCCGCATCTGGCTGCTTCCCAACCCGAGCGGGCTCAATGCCCACTATCAGATGGACGCGCTGGTCTACGCGTTCACCGAGCTTCGCAGGTGCGCGTCGAACCAGGCCGCTACCCGCTCCGAGGCCGGACCCACGAAGCCTTCCTGGTCGTAG
- a CDS encoding alpha/beta hydrolase produces MQHRRTTFRSDGLTLVGDLHIPDRTPAPGLVFTGPFTGVKDQVTGSYARRLAEAGYVTLAFDHRNFGESEGEPRQHEDSAGKVADLRDATSHLASFDEVDASRLGCVGICLGGAYALRFAAFDPRIGAVAFVAAAFNDPRVIREGMGPENYRGMLRRFAEVSQRQHATGEVEYMAAVAADGGEAAMGGQEPFDYYGTDRSASPHWENRVSVLSIRELITLDAMSAADFLSPTPALIVHGRNDDYCSPAGAQALYDRLGEPKELVWLDTSNHIDLYDQEGFVGPASERVAAWFDAHLRSSVNA; encoded by the coding sequence ATGCAGCACCGCAGGACCACATTCCGCAGTGACGGCCTGACGCTCGTCGGCGACCTGCACATCCCGGACCGCACCCCGGCCCCCGGGCTCGTCTTCACGGGGCCCTTCACGGGCGTGAAGGATCAGGTGACCGGCTCGTACGCGCGGAGGCTCGCCGAGGCCGGGTACGTCACGCTCGCCTTCGACCACCGCAACTTCGGGGAGAGCGAAGGCGAACCGCGTCAGCACGAGGACTCGGCCGGGAAGGTGGCCGACCTGCGGGACGCGACGAGCCACCTGGCTTCCTTCGACGAGGTCGATGCGTCGCGGCTCGGATGCGTCGGGATCTGCCTGGGCGGCGCGTACGCGCTGAGGTTCGCCGCCTTCGATCCTCGCATCGGCGCCGTCGCCTTCGTCGCGGCCGCCTTCAACGACCCGAGGGTGATTCGTGAGGGGATGGGCCCCGAGAACTACCGAGGGATGCTCAGGCGGTTCGCCGAGGTCTCGCAACGCCAGCACGCCACCGGCGAGGTCGAGTACATGGCAGCCGTCGCCGCGGACGGCGGCGAAGCGGCGATGGGCGGACAGGAGCCGTTCGACTACTACGGGACCGACAGGTCGGCGAGCCCGCACTGGGAGAACCGGGTGAGCGTGCTGTCGATACGGGAGCTGATCACGCTCGATGCGATGTCGGCGGCCGATTTCCTCTCCCCCACCCCCGCGCTGATCGTCCACGGTCGCAACGACGACTACTGCTCCCCCGCGGGCGCGCAGGCCCTCTACGACCGTCTCGGGGAGCCGAAGGAGCTCGTGTGGCTCGACACCTCGAACCACATCGATCTCTACGACCAGGAAGGCTTCGTGGGTCCGGCCTCGGAGCGGGTAGCGGCCTGGTTCGACGCGCACCTGCGAAGCTCGGTGAACGCGTAG
- a CDS encoding ATP-binding cassette domain-containing protein, with the protein MSDAAIEVRDLVKTYGGAVRALDGVTFSVERGTVFGLLGPNGAGKTTAVRVLTTTLRPDSGTARVLGHDVVDDAAVVRARIGLAGQFAAVDENLTGRENMRLIGRLNHLPRTEWSRRADELIERFGLAEVASRPARTYSGGQRRRLDLAAALISRPTVLFLDEPTTGLDPRSRQDLWEVIEQLVLEGTTVLLTTQYLEEADRLADQIAVVDHGTVIAQGTPAELKSKMGATVLELELADEAAAAKAATALEKVASKPPTLDGVTVELTVDDGPDLLLTALRALSRRKLTPTRVALREPSLDDVFLALTGHRAEGPQERDR; encoded by the coding sequence ATGAGCGACGCGGCGATCGAGGTGCGCGACCTCGTCAAGACGTACGGCGGGGCGGTCAGGGCCCTGGACGGCGTCACGTTCAGCGTCGAGCGGGGAACGGTGTTCGGACTGCTCGGTCCGAACGGGGCCGGCAAGACGACGGCCGTCCGTGTACTCACGACCACGCTGCGCCCCGACTCGGGAACGGCGCGCGTGCTGGGGCATGACGTGGTGGATGACGCAGCGGTCGTCCGGGCACGCATCGGGCTGGCCGGCCAGTTCGCGGCCGTCGACGAGAACCTGACCGGCCGCGAGAACATGCGGCTGATCGGACGGCTGAACCACCTACCCCGCACGGAGTGGTCGAGGCGCGCGGACGAGCTCATCGAGAGGTTCGGCCTCGCGGAGGTCGCCTCGCGTCCGGCCCGCACCTACTCGGGCGGACAGCGCCGCCGCCTGGACCTCGCCGCCGCGCTCATCTCTCGCCCCACCGTCCTGTTCCTGGACGAACCGACCACCGGCCTGGACCCTCGCTCGCGCCAGGACCTGTGGGAGGTGATCGAGCAGCTCGTGCTCGAGGGGACCACCGTCCTGCTCACCACGCAGTACCTCGAGGAGGCCGACCGACTGGCCGATCAGATCGCGGTCGTCGACCACGGGACGGTGATCGCCCAAGGGACGCCCGCGGAGCTGAAGTCGAAGATGGGGGCGACCGTCCTGGAGCTCGAGCTGGCCGACGAGGCGGCGGCCGCGAAGGCGGCGACGGCGCTCGAGAAGGTCGCGTCGAAGCCGCCCACGCTCGACGGGGTCACGGTGGAGCTCACCGTCGACGACGGGCCCGACCTCCTCCTCACGGCCCTGCGCGCCCTCAGCCGGCGCAAGCTCACTCCCACGCGGGTCGCCCTGCGGGAGCCGAGCCTCGACGACGTGTTCCTCGCGCTGACCGGCCACCGGGCCGAAGGACCGCAGGAGCGCGACCGATGA
- a CDS encoding ABC transporter permease has product MSAATLAPGARLRWSLADIAAVTQRNLIAYLRIPQALFFASVQPIMFVLLFRYVFGGAIRVPGFDYVNFMMPGIFVQTVLFGGIGTAIGLSEDLHKGLIERFRALPMARSAVLAGRTIADLVRNAFVIGLITGVGYLVGFRVQTSVLAYLAGAAVMLLFAYAVSWGFAIVGLSAPNSEVAQTMAFPLIFPLIFISSAFVPLQTLPAPLEVFARHQPVSITIEAARALMLGGPTATNVVKSLAWSTGILLVLVPLAVRRYRRVV; this is encoded by the coding sequence ATGAGCGCCGCCACCCTCGCCCCAGGGGCACGCTTGCGCTGGAGCCTCGCCGATATCGCTGCGGTCACGCAGAGGAACCTGATCGCGTACCTGAGGATCCCTCAGGCTCTCTTCTTCGCGAGCGTCCAGCCGATCATGTTCGTCCTGCTGTTCCGGTACGTGTTCGGCGGCGCCATACGGGTGCCCGGCTTCGACTACGTGAACTTCATGATGCCGGGGATCTTCGTGCAGACGGTCCTGTTCGGGGGGATAGGGACGGCGATCGGGCTGTCCGAGGACCTGCACAAGGGGCTGATCGAGCGGTTCCGCGCCCTGCCGATGGCCCGGTCCGCGGTCCTCGCCGGACGCACGATCGCCGACCTCGTCCGCAACGCATTCGTGATCGGTCTCATCACCGGCGTCGGCTACCTCGTGGGGTTCCGCGTCCAGACGAGCGTGCTCGCCTATCTCGCGGGAGCCGCGGTGATGCTCCTGTTCGCCTACGCGGTCTCGTGGGGGTTCGCGATCGTGGGTCTCTCCGCTCCCAACAGCGAGGTCGCGCAGACGATGGCCTTCCCGCTGATCTTCCCGCTCATCTTCATCTCGTCGGCGTTCGTCCCCCTCCAGACGCTGCCCGCTCCCCTCGAGGTGTTCGCGAGGCACCAGCCGGTCAGCATCACCATCGAGGCGGCCCGCGCCCTGATGCTCGGGGGACCGACGGCCACCAACGTGGTGAAGTCCCTGGCCTGGTCGACCGGTATCCTGCTCGTCCTCGTTCCGCTCGCCGTCCGGCGTTACCGGCGGGTCGTCTAG
- a CDS encoding class I SAM-dependent methyltransferase codes for MTDDVRSNIRYWESASDEYQRLHGSQLEAAPLAWGTYSAPEAELGVLGDVSGRDVLELGCGAGQWSVALARAGARVVGLDSSARQLGHARRRMSEIGTKVPLVRASGTEIPFRDASFDVVFCDHGAMSFADPYLTVPEAARVLRPGGLLAFSHTSPWLYVCWNPEASQTEPILHADYFSMHRFEDTDGSVDFQLPYGEWIRLFRRNGLVVEDLIELRPPDGGSSTYDLAPYSWMRRWPAEQIWKVRREA; via the coding sequence GTGACCGACGACGTCCGTTCCAACATCCGCTACTGGGAGTCAGCGAGCGACGAGTACCAGCGGCTGCATGGCTCCCAGCTGGAGGCGGCCCCGCTGGCCTGGGGCACCTACAGCGCCCCCGAGGCCGAGCTGGGGGTGCTGGGCGACGTGTCCGGACGCGACGTGCTCGAGCTCGGATGCGGGGCCGGGCAGTGGTCCGTGGCGCTCGCCCGCGCGGGGGCGCGCGTGGTCGGGCTCGACTCCTCTGCACGGCAGCTGGGACACGCGCGGCGGAGGATGTCCGAGATCGGGACGAAGGTCCCGCTCGTGAGGGCGTCCGGAACGGAGATCCCGTTCCGCGACGCGTCCTTCGACGTCGTCTTCTGTGACCACGGCGCGATGAGCTTCGCCGACCCGTACCTGACCGTCCCGGAGGCCGCGCGCGTCCTGCGTCCGGGCGGGCTGCTCGCGTTCTCCCACACGTCGCCCTGGCTGTACGTGTGCTGGAACCCGGAGGCGAGCCAGACCGAGCCGATCCTGCACGCCGACTACTTCTCCATGCACCGGTTCGAGGACACGGACGGCAGCGTCGATTTCCAGCTCCCGTACGGCGAGTGGATCCGCCTGTTCCGACGCAACGGTCTGGTCGTGGAGGACCTGATCGAGCTCAGGCCCCCGGACGGCGGTTCCAGCACCTACGACCTCGCGCCGTATTCGTGGATGCGGCGCTGGCCGGCCGAACAGATCTGGAAGGTCCGCCGGGAGGCCTAG
- a CDS encoding alpha/beta fold hydrolase: protein MRRRHLPGLLALSVALTALVGAGPSASAAPQHVSVKSFDGTEIWISIYKPADATAEEPVPVILQSHGWGGSRTTSPTAFGAWLEEGFGVVSIDQRGHGQTGGTAHVQNPDYEARDIIAVIDHVATLDWVQLDGPGDPVMGAIGGSYGGGYQMITSLTEVLTKGSTRFNALAPQITWYDLPRSLGPSDVPRTLWNTLLYAAGASRLPDYVHRSYALGVATATFPNGEIPETYNLKERFYNNSPAWFVDQEVQLDIPLLVGQGTSDNLFPLNEGWDIFSQALTDDARERSLFIGYNGGHALPQALPLGSSSGADACSGGFDALSRAFFKRAFAGEDTRELLRKQVGITTATGQCLWVDTLEPSASVELGTLAAPTAVGAPISYEIASGPMTIAGVPVLLAKVTSAAPEARAFFALSVGTSPANATVLQNNVMPMRLRLPKLSEAFSLELAGVAATLTEGQKLYLTVSPTSDMFIGTSRVPSVVLLEDAVVDLPVR, encoded by the coding sequence ATGCGCCGAAGGCATCTGCCTGGTCTGCTGGCCCTGTCCGTCGCCCTGACCGCGCTCGTGGGAGCCGGACCGTCCGCGTCGGCCGCGCCGCAGCACGTCTCCGTGAAGAGCTTCGACGGCACGGAGATCTGGATCTCGATCTACAAGCCGGCGGATGCGACCGCCGAGGAGCCCGTGCCGGTCATCCTGCAGTCGCACGGGTGGGGCGGCTCCCGCACGACGAGCCCGACCGCGTTCGGAGCATGGCTCGAGGAAGGGTTCGGGGTCGTGAGCATCGACCAGCGCGGCCACGGCCAGACCGGGGGCACCGCCCACGTCCAGAACCCCGACTACGAGGCGCGCGACATCATCGCCGTCATCGACCACGTGGCGACGCTCGACTGGGTGCAGCTCGACGGGCCCGGCGACCCGGTCATGGGCGCGATCGGGGGGTCGTACGGCGGCGGGTACCAGATGATCACCTCGCTCACCGAGGTCTTGACCAAGGGGAGCACGCGGTTCAACGCCCTCGCCCCTCAGATCACCTGGTACGACCTGCCGCGCAGCCTCGGCCCGAGCGACGTCCCGCGGACGCTGTGGAACACGCTGCTGTACGCCGCGGGCGCGTCGCGGCTCCCCGACTACGTGCACCGCTCGTACGCGCTGGGCGTGGCCACGGCGACCTTCCCCAACGGGGAGATCCCCGAGACGTACAACCTGAAGGAGCGCTTCTACAACAACAGCCCCGCCTGGTTCGTCGACCAGGAGGTGCAGCTCGACATCCCGCTCCTCGTCGGCCAGGGCACCTCGGACAACCTGTTCCCGCTCAACGAGGGTTGGGACATCTTCAGCCAGGCGCTGACCGACGACGCCCGGGAGCGCAGCCTCTTCATCGGCTACAACGGCGGACACGCGCTGCCGCAAGCCCTGCCGCTGGGTAGCTCGAGCGGTGCGGACGCCTGCTCTGGCGGGTTCGACGCGCTCAGCCGCGCCTTCTTCAAGAGGGCCTTCGCGGGTGAGGACACGAGGGAGCTCCTCCGCAAGCAGGTCGGCATCACGACCGCCACCGGTCAGTGCCTGTGGGTCGACACCCTCGAGCCGAGCGCCTCCGTGGAGCTCGGCACGCTGGCCGCCCCGACCGCGGTCGGAGCGCCGATCTCCTACGAGATCGCCAGCGGACCCATGACGATCGCGGGTGTGCCCGTGCTGCTCGCGAAGGTGACGTCAGCCGCGCCCGAGGCGCGGGCGTTCTTCGCCCTGTCGGTGGGCACCTCTCCCGCGAACGCCACGGTCCTCCAGAACAACGTGATGCCGATGAGGCTGCGGCTCCCGAAGCTCAGTGAGGCCTTCTCGCTGGAGCTCGCTGGTGTCGCCGCGACCCTGACGGAGGGACAGAAGCTGTACCTGACCGTCTCCCCGACCTCGGACATGTTCATCGGTACCAGCCGGGTCCCCAGCGTCGTCCTGCTCGAGGACGCGGTGGTGGACCTGCCGGTCCGTTAG
- a CDS encoding histidine kinase dimerization/phospho-acceptor domain-containing protein — protein MSSVGASVSGEYSGRLAAKLFLAAGVLTIVNNHIPPFEHLDRPVLYGVGASAIAWGAACWFLPWQRWPLSATLALGPVALGHIAVANLFGGVSAYSYAVYFVVVFAYIGLTQPPRTSLFMSPLATAAYVVPPMLNPRQGAAAALSATVAIPVCVLVGEVIARSSWRAQEERLLAERRAHLLSSLARSSEEINSLDPLRVIETVIDTAADQGAEAVQVALYDPEAAVTRTFMARNLPQGYSGEEYPIDAGISGQVWQIRRTVVVDDYAAQPYADPAFAREGFRGVVATPIWSGGQLVAALVAGSRRASVFREEVEMFELLAAQAGRALENADRFEAERKMVEQLAELDRLKEDFLSNISHELRTPLTVIEGNGVTLRDRWDEIDPATRRDLLDRLNRNAQTLRQIITNLLDFSRLQAGRISAHPSQVNLGELTTSVAARLGSLFSDRELQVKVESARTVEADGILIERVLENLLSNASKHTPAGTNVVVAVKD, from the coding sequence GTGTCCTCAGTGGGAGCCTCGGTCAGCGGGGAGTACTCCGGCCGGCTCGCCGCGAAGCTCTTCCTCGCCGCGGGCGTCCTGACCATCGTCAACAACCACATCCCGCCCTTCGAGCACCTCGATCGCCCCGTCCTGTACGGGGTGGGAGCCAGTGCCATCGCGTGGGGGGCCGCGTGCTGGTTCCTCCCGTGGCAGAGGTGGCCGCTGTCGGCGACGCTCGCCCTCGGCCCCGTCGCGTTGGGCCACATCGCGGTGGCGAACCTCTTCGGCGGCGTCTCCGCCTACAGCTACGCCGTGTACTTCGTCGTCGTGTTCGCCTACATAGGCTTGACCCAGCCACCCCGGACGAGCCTCTTCATGTCCCCGCTCGCGACGGCTGCGTACGTCGTGCCGCCGATGCTCAACCCCAGGCAGGGCGCCGCCGCCGCCCTGTCGGCGACGGTCGCCATCCCCGTGTGCGTCCTCGTCGGGGAGGTGATCGCCCGCAGCTCCTGGAGAGCCCAGGAGGAGAGGCTGCTCGCCGAGCGTCGCGCGCACCTCCTCTCGTCGCTGGCCCGGTCCTCGGAGGAGATCAACAGCCTCGACCCGCTGCGCGTCATCGAGACCGTGATCGACACGGCCGCCGACCAGGGAGCCGAGGCCGTCCAGGTGGCGCTCTACGACCCGGAGGCCGCGGTGACTCGAACATTCATGGCCCGCAACCTCCCGCAGGGGTACAGCGGAGAGGAGTACCCCATCGATGCGGGGATCTCCGGACAGGTCTGGCAGATCAGACGAACGGTGGTCGTTGACGACTACGCGGCGCAGCCCTACGCCGACCCCGCCTTCGCGCGCGAGGGGTTCAGAGGGGTCGTGGCCACACCCATCTGGTCCGGCGGTCAGCTCGTGGCAGCGCTGGTGGCGGGGTCCCGACGTGCGAGCGTCTTCCGCGAGGAGGTCGAGATGTTCGAGCTGCTGGCCGCGCAGGCCGGCCGCGCCCTCGAGAACGCCGACCGGTTCGAGGCGGAACGGAAGATGGTCGAGCAGCTCGCCGAGCTGGACAGGCTCAAGGAGGACTTCCTCTCCAACATCTCCCATGAGCTGCGGACGCCGCTGACCGTGATCGAGGGCAACGGGGTGACCCTGCGCGACCGATGGGACGAGATCGACCCGGCGACCCGGCGCGACCTGCTGGACCGGCTCAACCGCAACGCTCAGACCCTGAGGCAGATCATCACCAACCTGTTGGACTTCTCCCGCCTCCAGGCCGGCCGGATCAGCGCACACCCGTCACAGGTGAACCTCGGCGAGCTCACGACCTCCGTCGCCGCCAGGCTCGGCTCCCTCTTCTCGGACCGCGAGCTGCAGGTGAAGGTCGAGTCGGCCCGGACGGTCGAAGCGGACGGGATCCTGATCGAGAGGGTCCTCGAGAACCTGCTCTCCAACGCGTCGAAGCACACGCCCGCGGGGACGAACGTGGTGGTCGCCGTGAAGGAC